In Proteus vulgaris, one DNA window encodes the following:
- the mnmG gene encoding tRNA uridine-5-carboxymethylaminomethyl(34) synthesis enzyme MnmG translates to MFYPEHFDVIVIGGGHAGTEAAMAAARMGRQTLLLTHNIDTLGQMSCNPAIGGIGKGHLVKEIDAMGGLMATAIDHAGIQFRTLNASKGPAVRATRAQADRVLYRQAVRTTLENQPNLMIFQQPVEDLIVENDQVTGAVTRMGLKFRAKSVVLTVGTFLDGKIHIGLENYSGGRAGDPPSVSLSHRLRELPLRVGRLKTGTPPRIDARTIDFSQLAVQLGDTPMPVFSFLGNVDQHPEQMPCHITYTNEKTHDVIRNNLDRSPMYAGVIEGIGPRYCPSIEDKVMRFADRNSHQIFLEPEGLTSNEIYPNGISTSLPFDVQMQIVNSMKGMENAKIIRPGYAIEYDFFDPRDLKQTLESKFINGLFFAGQINGTTGYEEAAAQGMLAGLNAARYAYDQEGWFPRRDQAYIGVLVDDLCTLGTKEPYRMFTSRAEYRLMLREDNADLRLTEIARELGMVDDNRWAQFSEKVELVEKERQRLRNIWVHPQADNLSEINELLNTPLSKEANGEDLLRRPEMTYEILKKIARFAPGIDDSKPQAAEQVEIQVKYEGYINRQQEEIEKKQRNENAALPIDLDYKQVSGLSNEVIAKLNDHKPTSIGQASRISGVTPAAISILLVWLKKQGLLRRSAS, encoded by the coding sequence ATGTTTTATCCAGAACACTTTGACGTCATTGTCATCGGTGGTGGTCACGCCGGTACAGAAGCCGCTATGGCTGCAGCTCGTATGGGGCGTCAAACCCTATTACTGACCCACAATATTGATACTTTGGGCCAAATGTCTTGTAACCCAGCTATTGGTGGGATTGGTAAAGGGCATCTGGTAAAAGAGATCGATGCTATGGGTGGATTAATGGCAACTGCCATTGACCATGCCGGTATTCAATTTAGAACCCTTAACGCAAGTAAAGGACCCGCTGTAAGAGCAACAAGAGCACAAGCAGACCGTGTTCTTTACCGCCAAGCTGTTCGTACTACACTTGAAAATCAACCTAATTTGATGATCTTCCAACAACCAGTAGAAGATCTGATTGTTGAAAATGACCAAGTAACGGGTGCCGTTACTCGTATGGGATTAAAATTCCGTGCTAAATCAGTAGTTTTAACTGTAGGAACTTTCCTTGATGGAAAAATTCACATTGGCTTAGAAAACTACAGTGGTGGTCGTGCAGGAGATCCTCCTTCAGTTTCACTATCACACCGATTACGTGAATTACCTTTACGTGTTGGTCGCTTAAAAACAGGAACACCACCTCGTATAGACGCTAGAACAATTGATTTTAGCCAATTGGCTGTTCAGTTAGGCGATACACCAATGCCGGTTTTCTCGTTTTTAGGTAATGTGGATCAGCACCCAGAGCAAATGCCTTGTCATATTACATACACTAACGAAAAAACCCACGACGTTATCCGTAATAACCTCGATCGTAGCCCAATGTATGCAGGTGTCATCGAAGGAATAGGGCCTCGTTATTGCCCATCTATTGAAGATAAGGTGATGCGATTTGCTGATCGTAATTCACATCAGATCTTTTTAGAGCCTGAAGGCTTAACCAGTAACGAGATTTACCCAAATGGTATTTCAACGAGTTTACCTTTTGATGTTCAAATGCAAATTGTAAATTCCATGAAAGGTATGGAAAACGCGAAGATCATTAGACCAGGTTATGCCATTGAATATGACTTTTTCGATCCAAGAGATCTAAAACAGACTCTTGAAAGCAAATTTATCAACGGGTTATTTTTTGCAGGCCAAATTAACGGTACAACCGGTTATGAAGAAGCAGCCGCTCAAGGTATGCTTGCAGGGCTTAATGCGGCACGTTATGCCTATGATCAAGAAGGTTGGTTCCCACGTCGTGATCAAGCTTACATTGGTGTATTAGTTGACGATCTTTGTACTCTAGGTACAAAAGAGCCATACCGCATGTTTACGTCTCGTGCGGAATATCGTTTGATGTTACGTGAAGATAATGCAGATTTACGTCTGACAGAAATAGCTCGCGAATTAGGTATGGTTGATGATAATCGCTGGGCTCAATTCAGTGAAAAAGTAGAACTTGTTGAAAAAGAACGTCAACGTTTAAGAAATATTTGGGTTCATCCTCAAGCAGATAACCTTTCTGAAATCAATGAATTACTAAATACCCCATTATCTAAAGAAGCTAATGGTGAAGATCTATTACGTCGTCCTGAAATGACGTACGAGATACTGAAAAAAATAGCTCGTTTTGCACCTGGTATTGACGATTCAAAACCACAAGCAGCAGAGCAAGTTGAGATCCAAGTTAAATACGAAGGTTACATTAATCGCCAACAAGAAGAGATCGAAAAGAAACAGCGTAATGAAAACGCAGCTTTACCGATTGATCTCGACTACAAGCAAGTGAGTGGATTATCTAACGAAGTTATTGCCAAGCTTAACGATCATAAACCGACATCTATCGGTCAAGCATCAAGGATCTCAGGTGTAACACCCGCGGCTATCTCCATTTTATTAGTATGGTTAAAAAAACAAGGCTTATTACGCAGGAGTGCATCATGA
- the rsmG gene encoding 16S rRNA (guanine(527)-N(7))-methyltransferase RsmG — protein MSDLLNRLKKLAKQANIELTDIQAEKLTGYVMMLDKWNKAYNLTSVRDPQQMLIRHILDSIVVSQYLEGERFIDVGTGPGLPGIPLAIMRPDHHFVLLDSLGKRVRFMKQVQHELGLHNIEPVQYRVEEYQPEKPFDGVISRAFASMKDMLSWCSHLVAEEQGAFYALKGQIHQEELDELADNGLKAPKKVISLSIPELNEQRHLVII, from the coding sequence ATGAGTGACTTACTTAATCGGCTAAAAAAGCTGGCTAAGCAAGCCAATATTGAGCTAACAGATATTCAAGCTGAAAAGCTAACGGGTTATGTGATGATGCTTGATAAGTGGAATAAAGCGTATAACTTGACCTCAGTGAGAGATCCACAGCAAATGCTAATCCGCCATATATTGGATAGTATTGTGGTTAGCCAATACCTTGAAGGTGAAAGATTTATTGATGTAGGTACAGGACCCGGATTACCGGGTATTCCTTTGGCTATAATGCGCCCCGATCATCACTTTGTCTTATTGGATAGCTTAGGTAAGCGAGTTCGCTTTATGAAGCAAGTTCAACATGAATTAGGGCTTCATAACATCGAGCCTGTTCAATATCGTGTTGAAGAGTACCAACCTGAGAAACCTTTTGATGGTGTTATTAGTCGTGCGTTTGCATCTATGAAAGACATGCTTTCTTGGTGTTCTCATTTGGTGGCTGAAGAACAAGGGGCTTTTTACGCATTAAAAGGTCAAATTCATCAAGAAGAATTGGATGAACTTGCTGATAATGGATTAAAAGCACCTAAGAAAGTGATCAGTTTATCCATTCCTGAATTGAATGAACAACGACACTTGGTGATTATTTAA
- the atpI gene encoding F0F1 ATP synthase subunit I has translation MSVSLYNGKVALKLLFLQFMTFVILSAGFYLKSTDWSFSAFLGGMACWLPNIAFLLLMRLQKVNEEEAPVRINWLFAFSEGLKVILSIALLIVALGVFKAAFAPLVMTYLAVLVMQVVAPAVING, from the coding sequence ATGTCTGTCTCCCTCTACAACGGGAAAGTTGCACTGAAACTGTTATTTTTGCAGTTTATGACTTTTGTTATTCTCAGTGCGGGTTTCTACTTAAAGAGTACAGACTGGAGTTTTTCGGCTTTTTTGGGCGGAATGGCATGTTGGTTACCCAATATTGCTTTTCTTTTGTTAATGCGCCTACAAAAAGTCAACGAAGAAGAAGCTCCAGTTCGCATAAACTGGCTTTTTGCTTTCAGTGAAGGGTTGAAGGTTATATTATCAATAGCCTTGCTGATTGTTGCTTTAGGAGTGTTTAAAGCGGCATTTGCACCACTGGTCATGACCTACTTAGCGGTGCTTGTTATGCAGGTCGTTGCACCAGCCGTCATTAACGGTTAG